Proteins from a single region of Deltaproteobacteria bacterium:
- a CDS encoding efflux RND transporter periplasmic adaptor subunit: MKNKNAIPVIAVLLVGIVMAFLTLRTDKNSMERNTQENEGSEKKAADVVKGPHGGRLLSKDGFQVEVTIYEKGVPPQFRVYLFEKGKPFDPNEVKLNIALHRLGGKVDEISFQKEGDYLRGDKVVEELHSFDVRVAAEWKGQSYQWEYSQVEGRVEMAPEAAAAAGIEIQTAGPIRMKMILELPGKIGLNKNKVAHVVPRLSGVVTEIRKNLGDQVKKWEVIAVLNSRELADLKSAYLSSAKRVELAKANFEREESLFKKKISPEQDFLASKQGLAETEIESQAAIQRLLALGLSKADMENISKMTEGNLARYELRAPFNGMIVEKQVAVGEAIKEDADIFVIADLSTLWGEITVYAKDLRVVRLGQKATVRSKELGLEATGNLSYLGSMVGEQTRAATAHVDIPNPKGLWRPGLFVTVELFQEEAPVPVAVSADAIQTFRDWNVVFVQYGNQFEARPLELGRSDGKWVEVLSGLSPGEKYAAKNSFVLKADLGKTGATHDH, encoded by the coding sequence ATGAAAAATAAAAATGCAATACCGGTCATCGCTGTCCTATTGGTGGGGATCGTCATGGCATTCCTCACGTTGCGCACAGACAAAAACTCGATGGAGAGAAATACTCAGGAGAATGAAGGCTCTGAAAAGAAGGCGGCCGATGTGGTGAAAGGGCCTCACGGAGGAAGACTCCTCTCCAAGGACGGTTTTCAGGTTGAGGTCACGATTTACGAAAAGGGGGTTCCGCCGCAGTTTCGGGTCTATCTCTTTGAGAAGGGAAAGCCGTTTGATCCGAATGAGGTGAAACTCAATATCGCGCTGCACCGGCTGGGGGGAAAGGTCGATGAGATTAGCTTCCAAAAAGAGGGAGATTATCTCCGGGGAGATAAGGTGGTCGAAGAGCTGCACTCATTCGATGTGAGGGTCGCTGCAGAGTGGAAGGGGCAGTCCTACCAATGGGAATACTCCCAGGTCGAAGGAAGAGTGGAAATGGCCCCCGAAGCGGCGGCGGCCGCCGGAATTGAGATTCAGACCGCCGGACCGATCCGGATGAAAATGATTCTGGAGCTTCCCGGCAAGATAGGGCTCAACAAAAATAAGGTGGCGCATGTCGTCCCCAGACTATCGGGAGTTGTCACAGAGATACGGAAGAACTTGGGAGATCAAGTCAAGAAGTGGGAGGTCATCGCTGTTCTCAATAGTCGGGAGTTGGCCGATTTAAAGAGCGCTTATCTATCCTCGGCAAAACGAGTGGAACTGGCCAAAGCGAACTTTGAACGGGAGGAGAGCCTTTTTAAAAAGAAGATCTCCCCTGAGCAGGATTTTCTTGCCAGCAAGCAAGGATTGGCCGAGACAGAGATCGAGTCACAAGCGGCTATCCAAAGATTGCTCGCCTTAGGTCTTTCCAAGGCGGACATGGAGAACATCTCAAAAATGACGGAAGGAAACCTGGCCCGCTACGAATTGCGGGCGCCGTTTAACGGGATGATTGTCGAAAAGCAGGTTGCCGTCGGCGAGGCGATCAAGGAGGACGCCGACATCTTTGTCATTGCCGACCTCTCTACGCTTTGGGGGGAAATTACGGTCTATGCCAAAGATCTTCGTGTCGTCCGCCTGGGTCAGAAAGCAACGGTGAGGTCGAAAGAATTGGGCTTGGAAGCCACAGGCAATCTCTCGTATCTGGGGTCCATGGTCGGCGAACAGACCCGTGCTGCCACGGCCCATGTCGACATCCCGAATCCCAAAGGGCTCTGGCGTCCTGGTCTTTTCGTCACGGTCGAGCTGTTTCAGGAAGAGGCGCCAGTGCCGGTCGCTGTGTCGGCCGACGCAATCCAGACCTTCCGGGACTGGAATGTCGTATTCGTCCAATACGGCAATCAGTTTGAAGCGCGTCCATTGGAGCTGGGGCGAAGCGATGGAAAATGGGTGGAAGTCCTCTCCGGTCTCTCGCCCGGAGAGAAATATGCCGCGAAGAACAGCTTTGTGTTGAAGGCCGATCTCGGCAAGACGGGGGCCACGCACGATCATTAA
- a CDS encoding P-II family nitrogen regulator, producing the protein MRQKSRRGDEPLPRLLHEEGIEEWTHCFQIMLKDELVDKVVETITKTAHTGNPGDGKVFVYDIEKAVRIKTFEHGEEAI; encoded by the coding sequence ATGCGGCAGAAATCCCGGAGAGGGGATGAACCTTTGCCCCGGCTATTACATGAGGAGGGAATAGAAGAATGGACACATTGCTTCCAGATTATGCTGAAAGATGAATTGGTGGATAAGGTTGTTGAGACTATCACAAAGACAGCCCACACCGGAAATCCAGGGGATGGGAAGGTCTTTGTCTACGATATAGAAAAGGCTGTCAGAATAAAAACCTTTGAACATGGAGAGGAGGCGATTTAA
- the ribE gene encoding 6,7-dimethyl-8-ribityllumazine synthase — protein MPKIIEGGLSAKGLKFGLVVSRFNDFIGNKLLEGAVDTLLRSGASDGDIDVVKVPGSFETPVAAQAMIKNGRYDAVICLGAIIRGSTPHFDYIASEAAKGIAKLSLEAGLPISFGIITADNLEQAIERAGTKSGNKGRDAALSAIEMANLFKELGKRK, from the coding sequence ATGCCAAAAATAATAGAAGGTGGTCTATCAGCAAAGGGATTAAAGTTTGGGCTGGTGGTAAGCAGATTTAATGACTTTATAGGCAACAAGCTTTTGGAAGGCGCTGTTGACACGCTTTTACGGAGCGGCGCATCAGACGGCGATATAGATGTGGTCAAGGTCCCCGGTTCTTTTGAGACGCCTGTTGCAGCGCAGGCCATGATAAAGAACGGCAGATACGACGCAGTTATATGTCTTGGCGCCATAATCAGGGGTTCCACGCCGCACTTTGATTACATTGCATCTGAGGCTGCGAAAGGTATTGCAAAGTTATCTTTGGAGGCAGGGCTTCCGATTTCCTTTGGCATTATAACCGCCGATAATCTGGAGCAGGCGATAGAGAGGGCAGGCACAAAATCAGGGAATAAAGGGAGGGATGCTGCCTTAAGCGCCATAGAGATGGCAAATTTATTTAAGGAGCTTGGAAAGAGGAAGTAG
- a CDS encoding TolC family protein, with protein sequence MHSKTIILGVVLLFGLTGCVIYRSDTAFPEPRPLGRALPVFHPPAETEETAQKAIEIEELTGAVTLLQALALALMRNPELAAFSWEVRAQEAATLQAGLLPNPTIGADLQDIGATDASVESVPQPQSTLQLSQLIELGGKRSKRKEVASLTRDLAGWDYETKRIYVATQVSQAFTALLSAQQQLALTEETVRLAEQVAGVVSERVKAGKVSPVEETKANVALSSTRIEMERAKRELEASRKRLAATWGSTHSLFKRAEGYLGPVYEIPPLSQLEQHLSQNPDLARWAAEISQRKAVIDMERSKAIPDITLMGGYRRYNTTDDNLFVFGLSIPLPLFNWNQGNIQEARFRLTRAEEERRAAKVRVATALAEAYRALSTAYIEVTSLEETVLPGAKTAFEAVNEGYRLGKFGLLDVLDAQRIFFASRAQLLRALTDYHHAVADVERLIGERLDAVQNAPEENKLGVIK encoded by the coding sequence ATGCATTCAAAAACAATTATTTTAGGTGTTGTGTTGCTATTCGGGCTTACTGGCTGCGTCATCTATCGTTCAGATACCGCTTTTCCAGAACCCCGTCCACTTGGGAGAGCTCTCCCCGTATTTCACCCTCCCGCCGAGACGGAAGAAACAGCGCAAAAAGCGATTGAGATAGAAGAGCTGACCGGTGCCGTCACGCTGCTGCAGGCCCTGGCTCTGGCGTTAATGAGAAACCCGGAGTTGGCGGCCTTCTCGTGGGAAGTCCGCGCCCAGGAAGCGGCAACACTTCAGGCCGGGCTTCTTCCCAATCCGACGATCGGGGCTGACCTGCAAGACATCGGGGCGACGGACGCCTCAGTCGAAAGCGTCCCACAGCCGCAGTCGACCCTCCAACTCAGCCAGCTCATCGAGTTGGGAGGAAAGCGCTCTAAAAGAAAAGAAGTCGCTTCCCTCACGCGCGATCTGGCGGGATGGGATTACGAAACCAAACGGATCTATGTCGCCACCCAGGTTTCTCAGGCATTTACCGCTCTTTTGAGCGCGCAGCAACAATTGGCGCTTACGGAGGAAACGGTACGCCTGGCGGAGCAGGTTGCGGGAGTGGTTTCTGAAAGGGTGAAGGCAGGAAAGGTTTCCCCCGTGGAAGAGACGAAGGCGAATGTCGCTCTTTCATCCACCCGGATAGAGATGGAGCGGGCCAAACGGGAATTGGAGGCCTCTCGTAAACGCCTGGCCGCGACATGGGGAAGCACACACTCCCTTTTCAAGAGGGCGGAAGGGTATCTCGGTCCTGTCTACGAGATACCTCCACTTTCGCAATTAGAACAACATCTCTCACAGAATCCGGACCTCGCCAGGTGGGCGGCTGAGATCTCGCAGCGTAAGGCAGTTATTGACATGGAAAGGTCGAAGGCCATTCCAGACATCACCCTGATGGGGGGATACAGACGATACAACACGACGGATGACAATCTCTTTGTCTTTGGCCTTTCCATCCCTTTGCCCTTATTTAACTGGAATCAGGGAAACATCCAGGAGGCGCGCTTCCGGCTGACGAGGGCGGAAGAGGAGCGACGGGCTGCCAAGGTGCGGGTCGCCACAGCACTCGCCGAGGCCTACCGCGCCCTCTCCACGGCATATATAGAGGTTACCTCTTTAGAAGAGACGGTTCTTCCCGGAGCAAAGACAGCATTTGAGGCGGTGAACGAAGGATATCGCCTGGGGAAATTCGGCCTTTTGGATGTTCTTGACGCGCAGCGGATCTTTTTTGCTTCCCGCGCTCAATTGCTTCGCGCGTTGACTGACTACCACCATGCCGTGGCCGATGTGGAACGGTTGATTGGGGAAAGGTTGGACGCTGTCCAGAACGCTCCAGAAGAAAATAAATTAGGAGTCATAAAATGA
- a CDS encoding 1-deoxy-D-xylulose-5-phosphate reductoisomerase — protein sequence MKKLAILGSTGSIGQNVLEIVRRYPGRFKILALAAGRNKGLFRRQAEEFKPKIISLSDEKDINELKRDLSYKPKVCCGDDGLLEVAVCNGVDLTVSALVGASGLAPTLAAIKAGKDIALANKEVLVMAGGLVMEEVRKNNINLLPIDSEHSAIFQSLVGHKKKDIKRLILTASGGPFLNLPIKKLLGIKPKQALNHPKWKMGKKVTIDSATLMNKGLEVIEAMWLFDMPPEKISVHVHPQSIVHSMVEYVDGSIMAQLGPTDMKGPISYALTYPDDRINCGVAPLDLCKMDKLIFMEPDEKRFPALQLAYQAIEAGGVMPAILNAADEVAVEAFLAQKIKFTDIPKIVKTTMEKFNNPKSKVHPKLKEILDADRKARERAKEIISAHLYCLN from the coding sequence ATAAAAAAACTTGCAATCCTCGGTTCCACAGGCTCTATAGGTCAAAATGTTCTTGAGATTGTCAGAAGATACCCTGGCAGATTTAAGATATTGGCGCTTGCGGCAGGCAGAAATAAGGGGTTGTTCAGAAGACAGGCAGAGGAATTTAAGCCGAAAATCATATCTCTTTCAGACGAAAAAGATATAAATGAATTAAAACGCGATTTATCTTACAAGCCGAAAGTTTGTTGCGGAGATGATGGTTTGCTTGAGGTGGCTGTCTGCAATGGTGTAGATTTGACTGTCTCTGCGCTGGTTGGAGCAAGCGGCCTTGCGCCAACCCTGGCGGCAATAAAGGCGGGCAAGGACATTGCCCTTGCAAATAAAGAGGTTCTTGTAATGGCAGGAGGATTGGTAATGGAGGAGGTTAGAAAAAACAATATTAATCTTCTCCCTATTGACAGCGAGCACAGCGCTATATTTCAATCTCTGGTAGGGCATAAAAAAAAGGATATTAAAAGGCTGATACTCACGGCATCCGGCGGGCCGTTTTTAAATCTGCCTATCAAAAAATTATTAGGCATTAAGCCAAAACAGGCATTGAACCATCCAAAATGGAAGATGGGGAAAAAGGTGACCATAGACTCAGCAACTCTGATGAATAAAGGGTTGGAGGTAATTGAGGCTATGTGGCTTTTTGACATGCCGCCGGAAAAGATCAGCGTGCATGTTCATCCTCAGAGCATTGTTCATTCTATGGTTGAATATGTGGACGGTTCAATTATGGCACAGCTTGGACCAACTGATATGAAAGGGCCTATATCCTACGCCCTTACATACCCTGATGACAGAATTAACTGCGGTGTTGCGCCGCTTGACCTTTGCAAAATGGATAAGCTTATATTCATGGAGCCGGATGAAAAAAGATTTCCAGCGCTGCAATTGGCATATCAGGCAATAGAGGCAGGTGGTGTTATGCCGGCAATTTTGAACGCCGCAGATGAGGTTGCGGTGGAGGCGTTTTTAGCGCAAAAAATAAAATTTACGGATATACCAAAGATTGTGAAAACAACGATGGAGAAATTCAACAATCCTAAATCCAAAGTCCATCCAAAACTGAAAGAAATTTTGGATGCGGACAGAAAGGCGCGGGAAAGGGCAAAAGAGATAATAAGCGCGCATCTTTATTGCTTAAATTAA
- a CDS encoding CusA/CzcA family heavy metal efflux RND transporter, which translates to MLEKILKFSIRQRWLILMATLAVSALGVYNYQLLPIDAVPDITNVQVQINTEAAGFSPAEAEQRITFPIETVMAGLPNLKETRSLSRYGLSQVTVIFEDGTDIYFARQLVNERIQEAKGKLPPGVEATMGPIATGLGEIFMWTVEAKEGAKKPDGAPYTPTDLRTIQDWVIKPQLRNVPGVTDVNTIGGYEKQFHVTPSPEKLISYGLTFQDIIEALGKNNANVGAGYIEHRGEQYLIRAPGQVADLEEIRQIILGNHQGVPVYIKDVAEVLLGKELRTGAATKDGKEVVLSTILMLIGENSRTVSQRAAQKMVEVNRTLPGGISAKTVYDRTTLVDATIETVKKNLMEGALLVIAILFLFLGNIRAALITALVIPLSMLFTITGMVERKVSANLMSLGALDFGIIVDGAVIIVENCISRLSEEQRRLGRLLTRAERFEIVFEASKDVRRATMFGEMIIMIVYLPILTLTGVEGKMFIPMAFTVITALLGAMILSVTFVPAAVALLLSGRLSEKENFLVRWAKKAYSPLLNLSLQNRALVVTTATLLVILTGLLASRMGTEFMPSLDEGDIAMHALRIPGTSLSQAIEMQHVLEKKIKEFQEVETIFAKIGTADIATDPMPPSVADNFIMMKPRSEWPNPNRPKADLVRALEEEVKKIPGNNYEFIQPIQMRFNELIAGVRSDVAVKVFGDDMNVLFETGEKIAKVMEKIPGASDVKVEQVTGLPVLTIKMNRKEMARYGLSISDVQEVIEIAIGGKNAGQIFEGDRRFDMIVRLPEDMRGKIEALKRIPVPLPKTGTVEIRQIASLHSEGRAGAAYLPLGAVADFNVAPGPNQISRENGKRRVVVTVNVRGRDIGSFVQEAERTIRERVTIPAGYWTTWGGQFEQMISAANRLKIVVPVALLLVFLLLFITFGTIKDSLLVFTGVPLALTGGVAALWLRGIPLSISAGVGFIALSGVAVLNGLVMISFINKLRSEGHSLDQAIFNGAMTRLRPVLMTALVASLGFVPMALAVGLGAEVQRPLSTVVIGGILSSTVLTLLVLPVIYRIFHQRDEAVEVGIKEAENAAEIPERG; encoded by the coding sequence ATGCTTGAAAAGATACTCAAATTCTCCATCCGGCAGCGATGGCTCATCCTGATGGCGACGCTGGCGGTCTCTGCGTTGGGGGTCTATAATTATCAGCTGCTCCCCATCGACGCGGTGCCTGATATTACCAATGTTCAGGTTCAGATTAATACCGAGGCGGCTGGCTTCTCTCCCGCGGAGGCCGAACAGCGGATCACCTTCCCGATCGAAACGGTCATGGCAGGGCTTCCCAATTTGAAAGAGACCCGCTCCCTCTCCCGCTACGGCCTCTCGCAGGTCACCGTCATTTTTGAGGACGGGACCGACATCTATTTTGCGCGGCAGTTGGTCAATGAGCGGATCCAGGAGGCCAAAGGAAAACTTCCGCCGGGAGTTGAGGCGACGATGGGGCCGATTGCCACCGGTCTCGGCGAGATCTTCATGTGGACTGTTGAGGCGAAAGAAGGGGCTAAAAAACCGGACGGCGCCCCCTACACCCCGACCGATTTGAGAACGATTCAGGATTGGGTCATCAAACCCCAGCTTCGAAACGTGCCGGGGGTCACCGACGTAAACACCATCGGCGGATATGAGAAGCAATTTCATGTCACCCCTTCCCCTGAAAAGTTGATATCTTATGGATTGACATTCCAGGACATCATTGAGGCCCTCGGAAAGAACAATGCCAATGTCGGCGCAGGATACATCGAGCATCGCGGGGAGCAGTATCTGATCCGGGCCCCGGGGCAGGTGGCCGATCTGGAGGAAATCCGGCAGATCATCCTCGGGAATCATCAAGGGGTTCCTGTTTACATCAAAGATGTGGCGGAGGTCCTCCTCGGAAAAGAGCTGCGGACCGGCGCCGCGACGAAAGATGGGAAAGAGGTAGTTTTGAGCACGATATTAATGCTGATCGGGGAGAATAGCCGAACCGTCTCCCAACGAGCGGCTCAGAAAATGGTAGAGGTCAATCGGACTCTCCCAGGAGGGATCTCCGCCAAAACGGTCTATGACCGGACCACGCTGGTCGATGCAACCATTGAGACAGTCAAAAAAAATCTGATGGAAGGGGCGCTTCTGGTCATTGCCATCCTCTTCCTCTTTTTGGGAAATATCCGGGCGGCGCTGATTACCGCACTGGTCATTCCTTTATCTATGCTCTTTACGATTACCGGCATGGTCGAAAGAAAGGTCAGCGCCAATCTGATGAGTCTGGGAGCGCTCGATTTCGGAATCATTGTCGACGGCGCCGTCATTATCGTTGAAAACTGCATCAGCAGGCTTTCGGAGGAGCAGCGTCGCCTCGGGCGGCTGCTCACCCGCGCCGAGCGCTTTGAGATCGTCTTCGAAGCTTCCAAGGATGTCCGGAGGGCAACCATGTTCGGCGAGATGATTATCATGATCGTTTACCTGCCAATCCTGACGTTGACCGGTGTTGAAGGGAAGATGTTCATCCCGATGGCATTCACTGTAATCACAGCGCTGCTCGGCGCGATGATCCTCTCGGTGACCTTTGTCCCGGCAGCGGTAGCGCTTCTGCTTTCCGGGCGGCTTTCCGAGAAAGAAAATTTTCTCGTGCGATGGGCCAAGAAGGCATATTCCCCTTTGTTGAATCTCTCTCTTCAGAACAGGGCATTGGTGGTGACGACCGCAACCTTGCTCGTTATTTTGACCGGGTTGCTTGCGTCCCGGATGGGGACCGAGTTCATGCCGAGCCTGGACGAGGGGGATATTGCGATGCATGCGCTACGGATTCCGGGGACCAGCCTCTCCCAGGCAATTGAGATGCAACATGTCTTGGAGAAGAAAATCAAAGAATTCCAAGAGGTGGAGACAATTTTTGCAAAAATAGGGACAGCGGATATTGCCACCGACCCGATGCCGCCAAGCGTCGCCGACAATTTTATCATGATGAAGCCGAGGTCAGAGTGGCCGAACCCGAACCGGCCCAAGGCCGACCTGGTCCGGGCGCTTGAAGAGGAGGTCAAAAAGATTCCGGGGAATAATTACGAGTTCATCCAGCCAATCCAGATGCGCTTTAATGAGCTGATCGCCGGTGTGCGAAGCGACGTTGCGGTGAAGGTTTTCGGCGACGATATGAACGTTCTGTTTGAGACTGGCGAGAAAATCGCTAAGGTGATGGAGAAGATCCCCGGCGCTTCCGATGTCAAAGTGGAACAGGTGACCGGCCTGCCGGTCCTGACGATTAAGATGAACCGGAAAGAGATGGCCCGGTACGGCCTGAGTATATCAGACGTTCAAGAGGTGATAGAAATCGCCATCGGGGGAAAGAACGCGGGTCAGATTTTTGAGGGAGACAGGCGCTTTGATATGATTGTTCGTCTGCCGGAGGATATGCGCGGCAAAATTGAGGCATTGAAACGGATCCCCGTTCCACTTCCTAAAACCGGAACTGTAGAGATACGACAGATCGCCTCTCTCCATTCTGAAGGTCGAGCCGGCGCAGCTTACCTCCCCCTCGGCGCTGTGGCGGATTTCAATGTGGCCCCAGGCCCGAATCAAATCAGCCGGGAAAACGGCAAACGTCGCGTAGTGGTGACGGTCAATGTGCGAGGGCGCGACATCGGATCGTTCGTGCAGGAGGCAGAGCGGACGATTCGGGAGCGTGTGACCATTCCAGCAGGCTATTGGACCACATGGGGAGGGCAGTTTGAACAGATGATCTCCGCAGCAAATCGCCTGAAAATTGTGGTGCCGGTCGCCCTCTTGCTGGTCTTTCTCCTGCTGTTTATCACATTCGGGACAATCAAAGATTCTCTTCTGGTTTTTACCGGCGTACCGCTCGCCCTCACCGGTGGGGTTGCGGCGCTTTGGCTGCGGGGTATTCCATTGTCAATTTCGGCGGGGGTCGGCTTTATCGCGCTTTCCGGGGTCGCCGTGCTCAACGGGCTTGTGATGATTTCTTTCATCAATAAGCTCCGTTCAGAAGGTCACTCCTTGGACCAGGCCATCTTTAACGGTGCGATGACGCGGCTTCGTCCGGTGTTAATGACCGCCCTGGTTGCGTCGTTGGGGTTTGTTCCGATGGCCTTGGCTGTGGGACTTGGGGCAGAGGTCCAGCGGCCGCTATCCACGGTGGTGATCGGCGGGATTCTCTCCTCTACCGTGCTGACGCTGCTGGTCTTGCCGGTGATCTATCGGATCTTTCACCAAAGAGACGAAGCTGTTGAAGTAGGGATAAAAGAGGCAGAGAATGCGGCAGAAATCCCGGAGAGGGGATGA
- a CDS encoding P-II family nitrogen regulator, producing the protein MKEIKAIIHPHIVSKVVRALHEIAHFPGFTLLDARGQGRGRGTGGAYVVTEDDIDYHRKVVMVIVCSDEIAPALTEAIRSAAHTGIKGDGIITIGNLSEVVRIRTGEQNDLAV; encoded by the coding sequence ATGAAAGAAATCAAAGCGATCATTCACCCTCATATAGTCAGCAAGGTAGTGCGCGCCCTGCATGAAATTGCACACTTCCCTGGCTTTACCCTGCTGGATGCCCGTGGACAGGGCCGGGGCCGGGGCACCGGCGGCGCCTATGTCGTCACGGAGGATGACATCGACTACCACCGCAAGGTCGTGATGGTCATTGTTTGCTCGGACGAAATCGCCCCGGCCCTGACCGAGGCAATTCGTAGCGCAGCGCATACCGGAATAAAAGGTGACGGCATCATCACGATCGGTAATCTCTCCGAGGTGGTTCGAATCCGCACCGGTGAACAAAATGATTTGGCAGTTTAA
- a CDS encoding phosphatidate cytidylyltransferase, with protein sequence MTGLLLGVLFVFLALYAAAFWFFAIVVLIICLAMFEYYKITIGYDKIFLVIGTLLGAIVPVIIYLFEHKGFSGYLIFYLIFAVFFIFIDSLFRHNLLASVTTRIGAGVLGIIYIAFPISHLILIRDLEQGRFWVLFLVCIIAANDTFAYYAGKGLGKHKLSPVVSPKKTVEGALGGLIGGVAVALIFHHFFLTHILLKEISVLAIFIGILGQLSDLFESLIKRSAGVKDSGSILPGHGGMLDRIDSLIFPIPFLYYYLIFQT encoded by the coding sequence ATCACCGGTCTTTTACTCGGCGTTTTATTTGTATTTTTGGCGCTCTATGCCGCTGCCTTCTGGTTTTTCGCGATAGTTGTTTTAATAATTTGCCTTGCCATGTTTGAATATTACAAAATAACCATCGGCTATGATAAGATTTTTTTGGTTATCGGAACTTTGTTAGGGGCAATTGTCCCTGTTATAATTTATCTGTTTGAGCATAAAGGGTTTTCCGGATATTTAATCTTTTATTTAATCTTTGCAGTTTTTTTTATCTTCATAGACTCCCTTTTTAGACACAACCTGCTTGCCTCTGTTACCACCCGCATAGGCGCAGGGGTTCTGGGGATCATATATATAGCCTTTCCTATTTCCCATCTTATACTGATAAGGGATCTGGAGCAGGGAAGGTTCTGGGTTTTATTTCTTGTTTGTATTATAGCCGCAAACGATACATTTGCATATTATGCGGGCAAAGGGCTTGGAAAACATAAACTCTCTCCGGTGGTTAGTCCCAAAAAAACTGTGGAGGGCGCATTAGGCGGGCTCATAGGGGGGGTTGCAGTTGCTCTCATATTTCATCATTTTTTTTTAACCCATATTTTGCTGAAAGAAATTAGCGTGCTGGCGATATTCATAGGAATATTGGGACAATTAAGCGATCTCTTTGAGTCGCTTATCAAGAGAAGCGCGGGAGTAAAGGATTCAGGAAGCATCCTTCCCGGTCATGGCGGGATGCTGGACAGGATAGACAGCCTCATCTTTCCAATCCCGTTTTTGTATTATTACCTTATTTTTCAAACCTAA
- a CDS encoding isoprenyl transferase, producing MNILDGLIKERLPQHIAIIMDGNGRWAEKRHLGRINGHKRGIEAVKDTVEFCREIGIGCLTLYTFSKENWNRPRSEISALMGLLERHLRGEILKLVKNGIRFKAIGSLWELPTNIQKIIKEVEEKTKDNSEMVLNLALSYGGRAEIVEAAKRVALGVKEGRIDIDDITEEFFARHLYTAGCPDPDLLIRTSGEFRISNFLLWQMAYTEIYVTDVLWPDFTKQHLIEALLDFQDRERRFGLTRDQLKVRQIG from the coding sequence GTGAATATATTAGACGGACTTATAAAAGAGAGGCTTCCCCAACACATCGCCATTATCATGGACGGCAACGGCAGATGGGCGGAAAAGCGGCATCTTGGGAGAATAAACGGCCACAAAAGAGGCATTGAAGCTGTGAAGGACACAGTTGAGTTCTGCCGCGAGATTGGCATCGGCTGTCTCACCCTCTATACATTTTCAAAAGAAAACTGGAACAGGCCGCGTTCAGAGATCAGTGCGCTTATGGGACTCTTGGAACGGCATTTGAGGGGCGAGATCCTGAAACTTGTTAAGAACGGCATAAGATTTAAGGCAATAGGCAGCCTCTGGGAACTTCCCACGAATATCCAGAAGATTATAAAAGAGGTGGAAGAGAAGACAAAAGACAACAGCGAAATGGTCTTAAATCTTGCGCTTAGCTACGGCGGAAGGGCCGAGATAGTAGAGGCTGCAAAAAGGGTCGCTTTAGGGGTAAAAGAGGGCAGGATTGATATAGACGATATCACAGAGGAGTTTTTCGCAAGGCATCTCTATACTGCCGGCTGTCCGGACCCGGATCTTCTCATAAGGACGAGCGGCGAGTTCAGAATAAGCAATTTTCTTCTCTGGCAGATGGCCTATACCGAGATATATGTAACAGATGTACTGTGGCCCGATTTCACAAAACAGCATCTTATTGAAGCGCTCCTGGATTTTCAGGACAGGGAAAGAAGGTTCGGCCTCACAAGGGACCAGCTTAAAGTCAGGCAGATAGGATAG
- the nusB gene encoding transcription antitermination factor NusB — protein sequence MALSRRKARIAALEMLYQLDMADGDIKDITAMQFEEKNLAKDAEGFILRLVNGVWEHRREIDRLIETNAENWSVYRITLIDRNILRLAAFEMVYCPDIPFKVAIDEAIGLGKIYGAEDSGAFINGILDKIGQGLSLKKEEIGSRGTSA from the coding sequence ATGGCTTTAAGCAGGCGTAAGGCAAGGATAGCGGCGTTGGAGATGCTTTATCAACTTGATATGGCTGACGGTGATATCAAGGATATAACCGCAATGCAGTTCGAAGAGAAAAATCTTGCAAAGGATGCAGAAGGATTTATTTTAAGATTGGTAAACGGCGTGTGGGAGCATAGAAGAGAGATAGACAGGTTGATAGAGACGAATGCAGAGAATTGGTCAGTATACAGGATTACCCTTATAGACAGGAACATCCTGAGGCTTGCGGCCTTTGAAATGGTTTATTGTCCTGATATCCCGTTTAAGGTGGCTATTGACGAGGCAATAGGGCTTGGAAAGATATACGGGGCAGAGGATTCAGGGGCGTTTATAAACGGGATATTGGATAAGATAGGGCAAGGGCTTTCTTTAAAAAAAGAGGAGATTGGTAGCCGTGGGACTTCGGCGTGA